One region of Borrelia hispanica CRI genomic DNA includes:
- a CDS encoding DUF1506 family protein, with the protein ELVKIYDLNISDVKGLSKLYTNADLNFEIKDRISLDDTFFEIIKIDSSVGYQTLILRNIKWI; encoded by the coding sequence AAGAACTAGTAAAAATTTATGACTTAAACATAAGTGATGTAAAAGGCTTATCAAAGCTTTATACAAATGCTGATCTTAATTTTGAAATTAAAGATAGAATATCGTTAGATGATACATTCTTTGAAATTATTAAGATTGATTCTAGCGTTGGCTATCAGACACTAATTTTAAGGAATATCAAATGGATATAG